A window of the Gossypium hirsutum isolate 1008001.06 chromosome A05, Gossypium_hirsutum_v2.1, whole genome shotgun sequence genome harbors these coding sequences:
- the LOC107956991 gene encoding 30S ribosomal protein S21, chloroplastic, with protein MATSLSLSNFFSFLLPPNPSPPKAPPALNSLSLSSQKPKNAPLSWSAPEDQSSSLSTELSSVICPSLANANTLFFKSAYNIQVIVDDNEPEERLLNRFRREVMKAGVIQECKRRRFFENKQDEKKRKSREAAKRNRRRRPQARFSQPNKQEVSTKKGDEDDEDNWDMPNEALPY; from the exons ATGGCTACTTCACTCTCACTCTCAAACTTCTTCTCCTTCCTTTTACCTCCTAATCCTTCTCCACCCAAAGCCCCACCGGCTCTCAACAGTCTTTCACTCTCTTCCCAAAAACCCAAAAATGCTCCTCTCTCATGGTCAGCTCCAGAGGATCAATCTTCTTCTTTATCCACTGAATTGTCATCAGTTATATGCCCTTCTCTTGCAAATGCCAATACCCTTTTCTTCAAATCGGCTTACAATATCCAGGTTATTGTGGATGACAATGAACCTGAAGAAAGACTGCTTAACAGGTTCAGAAGAGAGGTCATGAAAGCTGGTGTTATTCAAGAGTGTAAGAGGAGGAGGTTCTTTGAGAATAAGCAAGATGAGAAGAAGCGTAAGTCACGCGAGGCTGCTAAGCGTAATCGTAGAAG GCGTCCCCAAGCAAGATTTTCACAACCAAACAAGCAGGAAGTATCTACAAAGAAGGGGGATGAGGATGACGAAGATAACTGGGACATGCCAAATGAAGCCCTTCCCTATTGA
- the LOC107956994 gene encoding uncharacterized protein At3g27210, protein MGSCVSVHKSSQESAMKLGLFIEPKTDSLIIPPSPVKEKPAAANGHFALESQSSSTFKDLGSKDETFFDSRAYLDSDCEDDFVSVNGDFTPPHSNTPVHRSFFVGTSQVNKVGDDGSPGSVSETSPSGKKKKLVELFQESIRDDHDTTEPNTSSNQDTATEKIVKPTIQDILPPKSVDGTPYVSGANSCCSSERTVNGDNPIFKEKPLRSVQCCLPSLVSCSSFSERKKKMSPAIAANDKP, encoded by the exons atgggTTCATGTGTTTCAGTGCATAAGAGCTCTCAAGAGTCTGCCATGAAACTTGGGCTTTTTATAGAGCCTAAAACAGATAGCCTTATCATTCCACCTTCACCTGTTAAAGAGAAACCTGCTGCTGCCAATGGTCACTTTGCACTTGAATCTCAATCTTCCTCTACTTTTAAAGATTTAG GTAGTAAAGATGAAACTTTTTTTGATTCCCGAGCGTATCTCGATTCAGATTGTGAGGATGATTTCGTTAGTGTCAATGGGG ATTTTACTCCTCCTCATAGTAATACCCCAGTTCATCGGAGCTTCTTTGTGGGGACATCTCAAGTTAACAAAGTCGGTGATGATGGATCTCCAGGGTCAGTTTCTGAAACATCCCCATCAGGGAAGAAAAAGAAGCTGGTTGAACTATTCCAAGAGAGCATTAGGGATGACCATGATACTACCGAGCCAAATACCTCAAGCAACCAGGACACTGCCACTGAAAAGATAGTCAAACCAACTATCCAAGACATACTACCTCCAAAATCCGTAGATGGTACCCCTTATGTCTCTGGAGCTAACTCCTGCTGCAGTAGTGAAAGGACTGTGAATGGAGATAACCCTATCTTTAAAGAGAAGCCATTAAGATCTGTACAGTGTTGCCTTCCCAGCTTGGTTTCATGTAGTAGTTTTAGtgagaggaagaagaagatgagcCCTGCAATAGCTGCAAACGATAAGCCGTAA
- the LOC107956992 gene encoding chloride channel protein CLC-b has translation MEDSNHLANPETPHSLEAETYEEEEGSDTESNSLRQPLLKRNRTLSSTPLALVGAKVSHIESLDYEINENDLFKHDWRRRSKVQVLQYIFLKWSLAFLVGLLTGLIATLINLAIENIAGYKLLAIVGFIEEGRYMSGLIFFTGINFFLTLIAAVLCVCFAPTAAGPGIPEIKAYLNGVDTPNMFGATTLLVKIVGSIGAVSAGLDLGKEGPLVHIGSCIASLLAQGGPDNYRIKWRWLRYFNNDRDRRDIITCGSSSGVCAAFRAPVGGVLFALEEVATWWRSALLWRTFFSTAVVVVVLRAFIEICNSGKCGLFGTGGLIMFDVSDVKVSYQAMDVIPIIIIGIIGGLLGSLYNHVLHKVLRVYNLINHKGKMHKLLLALGVSLFTSVCQYCLPFLAQCRACDPSFPETCPTNDRSGNFKQFNCPDGYYNDLATLLLTTNDDAVRNIFSTNTTNEFHVTSILIFFALYCILGLITFGIAVPSGLFLPIILMGSGYGRLLSMAMGSYTNLDEGLFAVLGAASLMAGSMRMTVSLCVIFLELTNNLLLLPITMIVLLIAKTVGDCFNPSIYEIILELKGLPFLDANPEPWMRNLTVGELADVKPPVVTLCGVEKVSRIMDVLRNTTHNAFPIVDQGVLVPGTVATGATELHGLILRAHLVQALKKKWFLPEKRRTEEWEVREKFNWVELAERELKIEQVAVTRDEMEMYVDLHPLTNTTPFTVVESMSVAKALVLFRQVGLRHLLIVPKYQGAGVAPVVGILTRQDLRAYNILSAFPHLERPKLS, from the exons ATGGAGGACTCAAACCATTTGGCAAATCCAGAAACACCCCATAGCTTGGAAGCTGAAacttatgaagaagaagaaggaagtgACACTGAGAGCAATTCTTTGCGTCAGCCACTTCTCAAAAGAAACAGAACCCTTTCTTCCACTCCATTAGCCTTGGTTGGAGCCAAGGTCTCCCATATTGAGAGTTTGGATTATGA GATAAATGAAAATGATCTTTTCAAGCATGATTGGAGAAGAAGATCTAAAGTTCAAGTTTTGCAGTACATTTTCTTGAAATGGTCTTTGGCTTTCCTTGTTGGATTGTTGACAGGATTGATTGCCACCCTTATCAATCTTGCAATTGAGAATATTGCTGGCTATAAGCTTCTTGCTATTGTTGGTTTCATAGAGGAGGGCAG GTATATGTCTGGGTTGATCTTTTTCACTGGGATAAACTTTTTTCTGACCTTGATTGCTGCAGTTCTCTGTGTGTGTTTTGCCCCAACTGCAGCTGGTCCTGGTATCCCTGAAATCAAGGCTTATCTCAATGGAGTTGATACTCCTAACATGTTTGGTGCTACAACATTGCTTGTCAAG ATTGTTGGCAGCATTGGAGCAGTTTCTGCTGGTCTAGATCTGGGGAAAGAAGGGCCTTTAGTGCACATTGGGAGTTGCATTGCTTCATTACTAGCCCAGGGAGGGCCTGATAACTACCGCATCAAGTGGCGTTGGCTTCGCTACTTCAACAATGATCGGGATCGCAGAGATATTATCACCTGTGGTTCTTCCTCTGGTGTTTGTGCAGCTTTCCGTGCCCCTGTGGGAGGTGTCCTATTTGCTCTCGAAGAAGTTGCAACATGGTGGAGGAGTGCCCTTCTCTGGAGAACTTTCTTTAGTACAGCAGTTGTGGTGGTAGTGCTAAGGGCATTCATCGAAATCTGCAATTCTGGGAAATGTGGCCTTTTCGGAACAGGAGGGTTGATCATGTTCGATGTTAGCGATGTTAAAGTCAGCTACCAAGCCATGGATGTAATCCCAATTATCATAATTGGAATCATTGGTGGACTTTTGGGAAGCTTATATAATCATGTTCTTCATAAGGTCCTCAGAGTCTACAATCTCATTAACCA TAAGGGGAAAATGCATAAGCTACTCCTAGCTCTTGGTGTCTCTCTTTTTACCTCTGTGTGCCAATACTGTCTCCCATTTCTAGCTCAATGCAGAGCATGCGATCCATCTTTTCCTGAGACTTGTCCGACAAATGATCGGTCTGGGAACTTCAAGCAGTTCAACTGCCCTGATGGCTACTATAATGATCTAGCCACCCTCCTTCTTACCACTAATGATGATGCTGTTcgaaacattttctcaaccaacaCTACAAATGAATTCCATGTTACCTCCATTTTAATCTTTTTTGCACTTTATTGCATCTTAGGACTTATTACTTTTGGCATTGCTGTTCCTTCTGGTCTCTTCCTCCCTATCATTCTAATGGGCTCAGGTTATGGTCGACTTCTCAGTATGGCCATGGGATCATATACAAACTTAGACGAGGGTCTTTTTGCTGTTCTTGGTGCAGCCTCCCTTATGGCTGGCTCAATGAGGATGACTGTGTCACTTTGTGTCATATTCCTTGAACTCACAAACAACCTTCTTTTGCTGCCAATAACTATGATAGTCCTTTTGATTGCCAAAACTGTTGGAGACTGCTTCAACCCCAGTATCTATGAGATTATACTAGAACTTAAAGGCCTTCCTTTCCTAGATGCAAATCCTGAACCCTGGATGAGAAATCTCACAGTTGGCGAGCTTGCTGATGTCAAGCCACCGGTAGTCACTCTTTGTGGGGTGGAAAAGGTTTCACGGATCATGGACGTATTGAGGAACACTACACATAATGCATTCCCCATTGTAGACCAGGGTGTGCTGGTGCCAGGCACGGTAGCCACCGGTGCAACCGAACTGCATGGACTGATCCTCAGAGCTCACCTTGTTCAAGCCTTGAAGAAAAAATGGTTCCTGCCAGAGAAAAGAAGAACTGaggaatgggaagtgagggagaAATTCAACTGGGTAGAACTTGCTGAAAGGGAACTCAAGATTGAGCAGGTGGCAGTGACCCGTGATGAAATGGAAATGTATGTTGATTTACATCCTCTCACCAACACAACCCCTTTCACTGTGGTGGAAAGCATGTCAGTGGCTAAAGCCTTGGTGCTGTTCAGGCAAGTCGGACTCAGGCATTTGCTCATCGTGCCAAAGTATCAAGGCGCAGGG GTGGCTCCTGTAGTTGGGATCTTGACCAGGCAAGACTTGCGGGCTTACAACATTTTGAGTGCCTTTCCTCATCTAGAAAGACCCAAGCTTTCTTAA